The Psychromonas sp. MME1 genome window below encodes:
- the serC gene encoding 3-phosphoserine/phosphohydroxythreonine transaminase, with protein sequence MTKIFNFCAGPAMLPEAVMQKAQQEFCNWQGMGVSVMEISHRSPEYVAMAAEAEQDLRDLMEIPDNYKVLFCHGGGRGQFAAVPLNLLADKLDVDYLLTGEWSKYAAAEAKKHARVNETNIMEQTVAGKKTVQACSDWLINAGAAYAHYCPNETIEGIEIFDVPETGVVPLVADMSSMILSRPIDVSKFGIIYAGAQKNIGPSGLAIVIVREDLIGKARTAIPSIFDYQIQANADSMYNTPPTYAWYLAGLVFKWLKEQGGLAEMEKQNIAKAELLYNYIDNSPFYANNIADEVRSRMNIPFTLANDALSETFLKESKAAGLLTLKGHKLVGGMRASIYNAMPMEGVQALVDFMSAFEKKYA encoded by the coding sequence ATGACTAAAATATTTAACTTTTGTGCAGGGCCTGCGATGTTACCAGAAGCAGTTATGCAAAAAGCACAACAGGAATTTTGTAATTGGCAGGGAATGGGTGTTTCTGTCATGGAGATAAGCCACCGCAGCCCTGAATATGTTGCGATGGCCGCGGAGGCAGAACAAGATCTACGTGATTTAATGGAAATTCCGGATAATTACAAAGTCTTATTTTGTCATGGTGGTGGTCGAGGGCAATTTGCCGCAGTACCATTAAATTTATTAGCTGATAAATTAGATGTCGATTATCTGCTGACGGGGGAGTGGTCTAAGTATGCTGCCGCAGAGGCGAAGAAACATGCGCGTGTTAATGAAACCAATATCATGGAGCAAACGGTTGCTGGTAAAAAAACGGTGCAGGCGTGTAGCGATTGGCTCATTAATGCAGGTGCGGCCTATGCCCATTACTGTCCGAATGAAACCATTGAAGGTATTGAAATCTTTGATGTGCCAGAAACTGGCGTCGTTCCTTTAGTAGCGGATATGAGCTCAATGATTTTATCGCGTCCAATCGATGTCTCTAAGTTTGGTATTATTTATGCTGGCGCTCAAAAAAATATCGGTCCATCGGGGTTAGCTATTGTCATTGTTCGTGAAGATTTGATTGGTAAAGCGCGTACCGCGATCCCCTCTATTTTTGATTATCAGATCCAAGCCAATGCAGATTCTATGTACAACACGCCGCCTACCTATGCGTGGTATCTAGCTGGGCTGGTCTTTAAGTGGCTTAAAGAGCAAGGTGGTCTAGCTGAAATGGAAAAGCAAAATATTGCTAAAGCAGAGCTACTTTATAATTATATTGATAACTCACCATTTTATGCGAATAACATCGCGGATGAAGTTCGTAGTCGTATGAATATACCTTTTACACTGGCTAACGATGCCTTAAGTGAAACCTTCTTAAAAGAGTCTAAGGCAGCTGGGCTTTTAACTTTGAAGGGGCATAAATTAGTCGGTGGTATGCGAGCGAGTATTTATAATGCGATGCCAATGGAAGGCGTACAAGCGTTAGTTGATTTTATGTCTGCATTTGAAAAAAAATATGCTTAA
- the ubiG gene encoding bifunctional 2-polyprenyl-6-hydroxyphenol methylase/3-demethylubiquinol 3-O-methyltransferase UbiG codes for MQVNRALVVNNVDNDEIEKFSAMAEQWWDLEGDFKPLHMLNPTRLAYIEEGVDGIFAKKIVDVGCGGGILAESMAKQGATVTGIDMAHASLQIARLHALETQQQIDYQKTTAEQFALTHFEQFDVVTCMEMLEHVPDPASVIKACCDMVKPGGSVYFSTINKTFKAYVMMILGAEHVLKWVPKGTHSYEKFIRPSQLLSAVDKTSLHCEALCGVEYNLFSGEFRITNNVDVNYMLHCVKR; via the coding sequence ATGCAGGTAAATAGAGCTTTAGTGGTAAACAATGTTGATAACGATGAGATAGAAAAATTTTCAGCAATGGCCGAGCAGTGGTGGGATCTTGAAGGGGACTTTAAACCCTTGCATATGCTCAACCCAACACGGTTAGCCTATATAGAAGAAGGCGTTGATGGTATATTTGCTAAAAAGATTGTTGACGTTGGCTGTGGCGGAGGCATCTTAGCAGAAAGTATGGCTAAACAAGGAGCGACTGTTACAGGCATTGATATGGCACACGCATCGCTACAAATTGCCCGCCTGCATGCATTAGAAACGCAACAACAAATTGACTATCAAAAAACAACGGCAGAACAATTCGCACTCACCCACTTTGAACAATTTGATGTGGTTACCTGCATGGAAATGTTAGAACATGTCCCCGATCCCGCTTCCGTTATCAAGGCTTGCTGTGACATGGTAAAACCCGGGGGAAGCGTCTATTTTTCAACAATCAATAAAACATTTAAAGCTTACGTCATGATGATACTCGGTGCTGAACACGTTTTAAAATGGGTACCTAAGGGCACTCATAGCTACGAAAAATTTATTCGCCCATCACAATTATTATCAGCGGTAGATAAGACGAGTCTACATTGTGAAGCGTTATGTGGTGTTGAATATAATCTCTTTTCAGGCGAATTTAGGATCACGAATAATGTTGATGTCAATTACATGCTTCATTGTGTGAAACGTTAA
- the aroA gene encoding 3-phosphoshikimate 1-carboxyvinyltransferase translates to MEQLLLNPIAKVDGDINLPGSKSLSNRALLLAALAQGTTTLTNLLDSDDIRHMLNALTKLGVKYHLSDDKKQCVVEGLGRAFNTSELGCLELFLGNAGTAMRPLCAALCLGQGEYILTGEPRMFERPIGSLVDALQQAGAEVSYLKNENYPPLKIKGTGLKGGTIQIDGSVSSQFLTAFLMSAPLAQEDTVIEIVGELVSKPYIKITLQIMQDFGVVVDNVDGQYQRFIIKAGQTYRAPGEYLVEGDASSASYFLAAAAIGGGSIKVTGIGRKSVQGDIQFADALEAMGAQIEWGDDFIKASRGKLKAIDMDMNHIPDAAMTIAVAALFAEGTTTIRNVYNWRVKETDRLFAMATELRKVGATVVEGHDFISVTPPVQLKHAAIDTYDDHRMAMCFSLVALSDTAVTINDPKCTSKTFPDYFEKLASVSH, encoded by the coding sequence ATGGAACAACTATTATTAAATCCAATTGCAAAAGTCGATGGAGATATCAATCTTCCCGGTTCAAAAAGTCTCTCTAATCGAGCTTTGTTATTAGCCGCATTAGCGCAGGGCACAACCACATTAACCAACCTATTGGACAGTGATGATATTCGCCACATGTTAAACGCGCTAACAAAATTAGGCGTTAAATATCATCTTTCCGACGATAAAAAACAGTGCGTAGTGGAAGGGCTTGGGCGTGCCTTTAATACCAGCGAGCTTGGTTGCTTAGAACTATTTCTAGGTAATGCTGGAACGGCTATGCGCCCACTTTGTGCTGCATTATGTTTAGGGCAAGGTGAATATATATTAACGGGTGAACCACGCATGTTTGAACGTCCAATTGGTAGTTTAGTGGATGCACTACAACAGGCAGGGGCTGAGGTTAGTTACCTGAAGAACGAAAATTATCCCCCACTTAAAATCAAAGGAACCGGTCTAAAAGGCGGTACGATTCAAATTGATGGAAGTGTTTCAAGTCAGTTTTTAACAGCATTTTTGATGTCAGCACCGCTGGCTCAAGAAGATACCGTGATTGAAATCGTCGGTGAATTAGTTTCAAAACCTTATATCAAAATTACCTTGCAAATAATGCAGGATTTTGGTGTTGTCGTTGATAACGTAGATGGTCAATATCAACGCTTTATTATTAAAGCGGGGCAAACCTACCGCGCTCCAGGGGAATATCTTGTGGAAGGCGATGCTTCGTCAGCATCTTACTTTTTAGCTGCCGCTGCCATTGGTGGTGGAAGTATTAAAGTGACCGGTATTGGCCGAAAATCAGTGCAGGGAGATATTCAATTTGCCGATGCATTAGAGGCAATGGGCGCACAAATTGAATGGGGAGATGATTTTATCAAAGCAAGCCGTGGTAAGCTAAAGGCGATTGATATGGATATGAATCATATTCCCGATGCGGCCATGACAATTGCCGTCGCCGCGCTGTTTGCAGAAGGTACGACAACCATCCGTAATGTCTATAATTGGCGAGTGAAAGAGACTGACCGTTTATTTGCAATGGCGACAGAGTTGCGTAAAGTAGGGGCAACTGTTGTAGAGGGGCATGATTTTATTAGCGTGACTCCCCCTGTACAGCTCAAACATGCCGCTATTGATACCTATGATGATCATCGTATGGCGATGTGTTTTTCTTTAGTTGCGTTAAGTGATACAGCGGTCACTATTAATGACCCTAAATGTACCTCTAAGACATTTCCTGACTACTTTGAAAAATTAGCGTCGGTAAGTCATTAA
- the mreC gene encoding rod shape-determining protein MreC: MKTIFTRGPSLLLRLSLVIAFCILLLLADSQFNLFASSRIYLNSLVSPVQYVADAPQKLFSSLSENLMTRQELKERNLQLEKDNLLLKADRLLLTQMQKDNEQLRKLLNSQKSYTHKRMIAEVMSLRSDPFTHQLLIDKGALDGVYLGQPVINEQGVVGQISQVGSTTSRVLLIVDASHGIPVRVERNDMVAIVHGSGAWNKLNVPFIRSNADLQPGDLLVTSGLGGRFPPGYPVATVSQFDYQEGAHYARVSATPTALLDRSRYLLLLWGDKPAKDNDTLLAPVGDNDVDIQ, translated from the coding sequence ATGAAAACAATTTTTACGCGTGGCCCATCGCTTTTATTAAGGCTATCCTTAGTGATAGCCTTTTGCATTCTTCTTTTATTAGCAGATAGTCAATTTAACCTATTTGCATCATCTCGAATATACCTTAACTCCTTAGTTAGCCCTGTCCAATATGTAGCTGATGCGCCACAGAAGCTATTTAGTTCATTATCAGAAAATTTAATGACTCGCCAGGAATTGAAAGAGCGTAATTTACAATTAGAAAAAGATAATCTTTTATTAAAAGCAGATCGTTTACTATTAACGCAAATGCAAAAAGACAATGAACAATTAAGAAAATTATTAAACTCACAAAAAAGCTACACACACAAAAGAATGATTGCAGAAGTGATGAGCTTACGGTCAGATCCATTCACTCATCAATTGCTAATCGACAAGGGCGCTTTAGATGGTGTATATCTGGGACAGCCAGTTATCAACGAACAAGGTGTTGTTGGGCAAATATCGCAAGTTGGCAGTACAACAAGCCGTGTATTACTCATTGTTGATGCAAGCCATGGTATCCCAGTTCGAGTAGAGCGTAATGATATGGTTGCTATTGTGCATGGCAGTGGTGCATGGAATAAATTAAATGTTCCATTTATTCGCAGTAATGCCGATTTGCAACCCGGTGATTTGCTGGTTACATCGGGATTAGGAGGGCGATTTCCTCCGGGCTATCCAGTGGCAACCGTGAGTCAATTTGATTATCAAGAGGGGGCGCATTATGCGCGCGTTTCTGCCACACCAACGGCTCTCTTAGATCGCAGTCGCTACTTACTGTTATTGTGGGGTGATAAGCCAGCAAAGGATAATGATACCTTATTGGCTCCTGTTGGGGACAACGATGTCGACATTCAATAG
- a CDS encoding rod shape-determining protein, whose product MFKMFRGMFSNDLSIDLGTANTLIYVKGQGIVLNEPSVVAIRLDKNGAGKSVAAVGHEAKLMLGKTPGNIQAIRPMKDGVIADFYITEKMLQHFIKQVHNNSFLRPSPRVLVCVPCGSTQVERRAIRESAQGAGARDVFLIDEPMAAAIGAGMPVSEAKGSMVVDIGGGTTEVAVISLNGIVYSASVRIGGDKFDEAIINYVRRNYGCTIGEITAERIKHSIAIAHPINDVREIEVRGVNVAEGVPRSFTLNSNEILEALQEPLSGIVTAVMLALEKTPPELAADIAERGMVLTGGGALLCELDRLLSEESGIPVIVADDPLTCVARGGGMALDMIDMYGGDLFNAD is encoded by the coding sequence ATGTTTAAAATGTTTCGAGGTATGTTCTCCAACGATTTATCAATCGATTTGGGAACCGCAAACACACTTATTTATGTAAAAGGTCAAGGCATAGTCTTAAATGAGCCTTCAGTTGTTGCTATTCGTTTAGATAAAAATGGTGCTGGTAAGAGTGTTGCTGCAGTCGGACATGAAGCCAAATTAATGCTTGGTAAAACACCGGGTAATATTCAAGCTATTCGCCCCATGAAAGATGGCGTAATTGCTGATTTTTATATTACTGAAAAAATGTTACAGCACTTTATTAAACAAGTGCACAATAATAGCTTTTTACGCCCTAGCCCACGTGTTTTAGTCTGTGTTCCCTGTGGTTCAACACAGGTTGAGCGACGTGCTATTCGCGAATCTGCTCAGGGAGCTGGTGCCCGCGATGTATTTTTAATCGATGAACCAATGGCCGCTGCAATTGGTGCCGGTATGCCAGTTTCCGAAGCGAAAGGTTCAATGGTTGTCGATATCGGCGGTGGTACAACGGAAGTTGCTGTTATCTCACTAAATGGTATCGTTTATTCTGCTTCTGTACGTATTGGTGGTGACAAATTTGATGAGGCGATCATCAATTATGTGCGTCGTAATTATGGCTGCACTATTGGTGAAATAACAGCTGAGCGTATTAAACACAGCATTGCGATTGCCCATCCTATTAATGATGTTCGTGAAATAGAAGTACGCGGCGTAAACGTCGCAGAAGGTGTACCTCGTAGTTTTACACTTAATAGCAATGAAATTTTAGAAGCACTGCAAGAACCTTTAAGTGGCATTGTTACTGCCGTGATGTTGGCGTTAGAAAAAACCCCACCGGAATTAGCTGCTGATATCGCTGAGCGCGGTATGGTGTTAACGGGGGGCGGGGCGTTACTCTGTGAATTAGATCGCTTACTTTCAGAAGAGTCAGGTATACCTGTTATTGTGGCTGATGATCCGCTAACTTGTGTTGCTCGTGGTGGTGGTATGGCACTGGATATGATCGATATGTATGGTGGTGATTTGTTCAACGCAGATTAG
- the gyrA gene encoding DNA topoisomerase (ATP-hydrolyzing) subunit A, with translation MSEFASDVSPINIEDELKNSYLDYAMSVIVGRALPDVRDGLKPVHRRVLFAMNVLRNDWNKPYKKSARVVGDVIGKYHPHGDTAVYDTIVRMAQPFSLRYMLVDGQGNFGSVDGDSAAAMRYTEIRMDKIAHELLADLDKETVDYVPNYDGTEFIPEVLPTKVPNLLINGSSGIAVGMATNIPPHNLGEVVDGCLALIDNADITINELIELIPGPDFPTAGIINGRKGIIDAYHTGRGKVKIRAKADIEVNEKTGRETIVVHELPYQVNKARLIEKIAELVKEKKIEGISALRDESDKDGMRMVVEVKRGDVGEVILNNLYAQTQMQVSFGINAVALDHGQPKLFNLKMMLEAFILHRREVVTRRTVFELRKARDRAHILEGLAISLVNIEPIIELIRNSATPAEAKIGLQSQGWELGNVVVMLEAAGVNAARPDGLPIEFGVRDNHYYMTEVQAQAILDLRLHKLTGLEHEKILSEYKELLEIIAGLLHILASPARLMEVIREELEEIRANFGDARRTEITANESDLCMEDLITEEDVVVTLSHEGYVKYQPLTDYEAQRRGGKGKSATKMKDEDFIEKLLVASTHDTILCFSTRGRLYWLKVFQLPLASRQARGRPIVNILPLEEGERITAILPVREYEDDKFVFMATANGTVKKTALSAYSRPRASGLIAINLTDDNELIGAQITNGENEIMIFSDAGKVVRFKEAEEIPAVDEDGKPILDENGEQEIKFKGVRPMGRTATGVRGIKLKDGERVVSLIVPNETGHILTTTENGYGKRTPLEDYSPKSRATQGVISIKVSARNGKVVGAVQVDENDEIMLISNKGTLVRTPVSGVSIVGRNTQGVTLIKTRDDEKIVALQRIEEIKDQPVYDEEDEGVESSNQQVVPDSVVDVQSDDSSEPQD, from the coding sequence ATGAGCGAATTTGCCTCTGACGTTTCTCCAATCAACATTGAAGATGAATTAAAGAACTCTTATCTTGATTATGCCATGAGCGTAATTGTTGGGCGTGCATTGCCCGATGTACGTGATGGTCTTAAGCCGGTTCATCGCCGTGTTTTATTTGCAATGAACGTGTTGCGCAATGACTGGAATAAACCCTATAAAAAATCAGCACGTGTTGTTGGTGATGTTATCGGTAAATATCATCCACATGGCGATACAGCCGTATACGATACTATTGTCCGTATGGCTCAGCCTTTCTCATTACGTTATATGCTTGTTGACGGCCAAGGTAACTTTGGTTCTGTGGATGGTGATAGTGCTGCTGCAATGCGTTATACGGAAATCCGTATGGACAAAATTGCCCATGAATTACTTGCTGACCTAGATAAAGAGACGGTTGATTATGTTCCCAACTATGACGGCACAGAGTTTATTCCTGAAGTTTTGCCGACTAAAGTACCCAATCTGTTAATCAATGGTTCATCGGGTATTGCCGTTGGGATGGCGACCAATATACCACCACACAATCTGGGTGAAGTGGTCGATGGCTGTTTAGCATTAATTGATAATGCTGATATTACCATTAACGAACTGATTGAACTGATCCCTGGCCCTGATTTTCCAACGGCAGGTATCATTAATGGCCGTAAAGGGATCATTGATGCTTACCATACTGGTCGCGGTAAAGTTAAAATTCGCGCTAAAGCGGATATCGAAGTTAACGAAAAAACCGGCCGTGAAACCATTGTTGTTCATGAACTGCCATATCAAGTTAACAAAGCTCGCCTAATTGAAAAAATAGCAGAGTTAGTTAAAGAGAAAAAAATAGAAGGCATTAGTGCTCTGCGTGACGAGTCTGATAAAGACGGTATGCGTATGGTCGTTGAAGTTAAGCGTGGTGATGTTGGAGAGGTCATTCTAAATAACCTTTACGCACAAACGCAAATGCAAGTTTCATTTGGTATTAATGCCGTTGCATTGGACCATGGGCAACCAAAACTGTTTAACTTAAAAATGATGCTCGAAGCCTTTATTCTGCATCGTCGAGAAGTGGTAACACGCCGTACCGTATTTGAACTGCGCAAAGCACGTGATAGAGCGCATATCCTTGAAGGCTTAGCAATTTCTTTAGTTAATATCGAACCAATTATTGAGTTGATTCGAAATTCAGCGACACCTGCCGAAGCGAAAATCGGTTTACAGTCACAGGGCTGGGAACTCGGTAACGTCGTTGTTATGCTTGAAGCTGCAGGGGTAAATGCTGCGCGTCCAGATGGTTTGCCGATTGAATTTGGTGTACGTGATAATCACTATTACATGACTGAAGTTCAAGCTCAGGCGATTCTAGATTTACGTTTACATAAGTTAACGGGTTTAGAGCATGAGAAAATATTAAGCGAATATAAAGAGCTATTAGAAATAATTGCCGGGTTACTGCATATTCTAGCGAGTCCTGCTCGATTAATGGAAGTTATTCGCGAAGAGTTGGAAGAAATTCGTGCAAACTTTGGCGATGCTCGCCGCACAGAAATCACTGCCAATGAAAGTGATCTTTGTATGGAAGATTTGATCACCGAAGAAGATGTGGTTGTTACGCTTTCCCACGAAGGCTATGTTAAATATCAACCTTTGACTGATTACGAAGCACAACGACGTGGTGGTAAAGGTAAATCTGCTACGAAGATGAAAGATGAAGATTTCATTGAGAAGTTACTCGTTGCCAGTACCCATGATACGATCCTCTGTTTCTCAACCCGTGGTCGACTCTATTGGTTAAAAGTGTTCCAACTGCCACTTGCTTCACGTCAAGCGCGTGGACGTCCAATTGTGAATATTTTGCCGCTTGAAGAGGGTGAACGTATCACCGCGATTCTACCGGTTCGTGAATATGAAGATGATAAATTTGTATTTATGGCAACAGCTAATGGTACGGTTAAGAAAACAGCACTAAGTGCTTATAGTCGTCCTCGTGCAAGTGGTTTGATTGCGATTAACTTAACAGATGATAACGAGTTAATTGGCGCGCAAATCACCAATGGAGAGAACGAAATAATGATCTTCTCCGATGCGGGCAAAGTCGTACGCTTTAAAGAAGCGGAAGAAATACCGGCAGTTGATGAAGACGGCAAGCCAATTCTTGATGAAAACGGCGAGCAAGAGATCAAGTTCAAAGGGGTTCGTCCAATGGGACGAACGGCAACGGGGGTTCGTGGTATAAAACTCAAAGATGGTGAGCGAGTTGTGTCGTTAATCGTTCCTAATGAAACAGGGCACATATTAACGACTACCGAAAATGGCTACGGTAAACGTACTCCACTTGAAGATTATTCGCCGAAGAGTCGTGCAACACAAGGTGTGATTTCAATTAAAGTCAGTGCCCGTAATGGTAAAGTCGTTGGCGCGGTGCAAGTTGATGAAAATGATGAAATTATGTTGATTTCTAACAAAGGGACTCTGGTACGTACACCTGTTAGTGGCGTTTCTATTGTTGGCCGTAATACTCAAGGTGTTACGTTAATCAAGACCCGTGACGATGAAAAAATCGTGGCATTACAACGTATCGAAGAGATAAAAGATCAGCCTGTTTATGACGAAGAGGATGAAGGAGTAGAAAGTAGCAACCAACAGGTGGTGCCTGATAGTGTTGTTGATGTGCAATCAGATGACTCCTCTGAGCCACAGGATTAA
- the hisC gene encoding histidinol-phosphate transaminase, giving the protein MSCDFLNIANTGVQKLHPYQAGKPIEELERELGISNIVKLASNENPLGLSPMVKAALVKELEQLTRYPDANGYYLKAALAEKYAVDIKQITLGNGSNDLLELVARAFVDNSNEVIFAEHAFVVYPIVTQAIGAQAVVVAAKNYGHDLTAMAAAVTDKTALIFIANPNNPTGTFLQQDEIVAFLKKVPEHVIVVLDEAYFEYAPASLRGNAIAWINEFPNLVVSRTFSKAYGLAGLRVGYTISNPQVADILNRVRQPFNCNSLALKAAETVLQDEQYLANGVALNAQGMADLTAFFEGHKLDYIPSMGNFITVNVGKSGDEVYQDLLREGVIVRPITGYGLANHLRISIGTQTENQRFKDALIKVLEL; this is encoded by the coding sequence ATGAGTTGTGATTTTTTAAATATAGCGAATACAGGCGTGCAAAAACTGCACCCTTATCAAGCTGGTAAACCGATAGAAGAGTTAGAGCGTGAGCTAGGTATTAGCAATATTGTTAAGCTCGCTTCTAATGAAAATCCATTAGGCTTAAGCCCCATGGTGAAAGCCGCTCTAGTGAAAGAGCTCGAACAGTTAACGCGTTATCCTGATGCTAATGGTTACTACTTAAAAGCAGCGCTAGCAGAAAAATACGCGGTAGATATTAAGCAAATTACACTAGGTAATGGATCGAATGATCTACTTGAATTAGTGGCGCGTGCCTTTGTTGATAATAGCAATGAAGTGATATTTGCTGAGCATGCCTTTGTGGTTTACCCTATTGTGACACAGGCTATTGGCGCACAGGCAGTGGTTGTTGCCGCTAAAAATTATGGCCATGACTTAACGGCTATGGCTGCCGCGGTAACTGACAAAACCGCACTGATTTTTATCGCCAATCCAAACAATCCAACGGGTACTTTTTTGCAGCAAGATGAAATCGTTGCTTTCCTAAAAAAAGTGCCTGAACATGTGATTGTTGTCTTAGACGAAGCCTATTTTGAATATGCGCCTGCATCGCTCCGCGGTAATGCGATTGCCTGGATTAATGAGTTCCCGAATTTAGTGGTTTCTCGCACCTTTTCAAAGGCTTATGGTTTAGCTGGTTTACGTGTTGGTTACACGATATCTAATCCACAAGTTGCTGATATATTAAACCGTGTTCGTCAGCCATTTAATTGTAATAGCTTAGCCCTTAAAGCCGCCGAAACCGTTCTGCAAGATGAACAATATCTAGCCAATGGCGTTGCGTTAAACGCGCAGGGTATGGCAGATTTAACCGCATTCTTTGAAGGTCACAAGCTTGATTATATTCCTTCTATGGGCAATTTTATTACCGTAAATGTGGGAAAGAGTGGCGATGAAGTATATCAAGATTTATTACGTGAAGGTGTCATTGTTCGTCCGATCACGGGCTATGGTTTAGCCAATCATTTGCGTATTAGTATAGGCACACAAACAGAAAATCAGCGTTTTAAAGACGCTTTGATTAAAGTACTCGAATTGTAA